One segment of Amycolatopsis alba DSM 44262 DNA contains the following:
- the katG gene encoding catalase/peroxidase HPI, producing the protein MSDSPDAVVGEMNEESAGGCPVSAGRRNHPTEGAGNRDWWPNQLNLKILRKHTAASDPMDAGFDYAAEFKTVDLDELAKDVDAVLTTSQDWWPADFGHYGGLMIRMAWHSAGTYRIEDGRGGAGAGMQRFAPLNSWPDNGNLDKARRLLWPVKKKYGRKISWADLMIFTGNRALETMGFKTFGFAGGRADVWEPDEDVYWGPERTWLGDERYSGDRQLEGPLAAVQMGLIYVNPEGPNGNPDPLAAARDIRETFRRMAMNDEETVALIAGGHTFGKAHGAADADKYVGAEPEGASIEEQGLGWKNSFGSGKGRDAITSGLETTWTSTPTQWSHGFFQNLFGYEWELTKSPAGAHQWQPKDGAGANTVPDPETGELKRPPTMLTTDLSLRFDPVYEQISRRFLDNPDQFADAFARAWYKLTHRDMGPIQRYLGPLVPQETLIWQDPVPAVDHELVGDADIASLKEKLLASGLSVSQLVSTAWASASTFRASDKRGGANGARIRLEPQRDWEVNDPQTLAQVLRTLEGVQEAFNSAQTGGKKVSLADLIVLGGVAAVEKAAKDGGHDVTVPFTPGRTDATQEQTDVESFAPLEPTVDGFRNHRGKGHRLPTEYLLIDRANLLNLSAPELTVLVGGLRVLGANAQESKHGVLTETPGSLTNDFFANLLDMGVQWTAANGDQETFEGRDTATGEVKWTGTRADLVFGSNSELRAVAEVYASDDAKEKFVRDFVAAWDKVMNLDRYDVA; encoded by the coding sequence GTGTCTGACAGCCCGGACGCCGTCGTCGGCGAAATGAACGAAGAGAGCGCGGGCGGCTGCCCCGTCTCGGCGGGGCGACGCAACCACCCCACCGAAGGCGCGGGCAACCGTGACTGGTGGCCGAACCAGCTCAACCTGAAGATCCTCCGGAAGCACACCGCCGCTTCCGACCCGATGGACGCCGGGTTCGACTACGCCGCCGAGTTCAAGACCGTCGACCTCGACGAGCTCGCCAAGGACGTCGACGCCGTCCTCACGACTTCGCAGGACTGGTGGCCCGCGGACTTCGGCCACTACGGCGGCCTCATGATCCGCATGGCGTGGCACAGCGCGGGCACGTACCGCATCGAGGACGGCCGCGGTGGCGCGGGCGCCGGAATGCAGCGGTTCGCCCCGCTCAACAGCTGGCCGGACAACGGCAACCTCGACAAGGCCCGCCGTCTGCTGTGGCCGGTCAAGAAGAAGTACGGCCGCAAGATCTCGTGGGCCGACCTGATGATCTTCACCGGCAACCGCGCCCTGGAGACCATGGGCTTCAAGACCTTCGGCTTCGCCGGTGGCCGCGCCGACGTCTGGGAGCCGGACGAGGACGTGTACTGGGGTCCCGAGCGCACGTGGCTCGGCGACGAGCGGTACTCCGGCGACCGTCAGCTCGAGGGCCCGCTGGCCGCCGTGCAGATGGGTCTCATCTACGTGAACCCGGAAGGCCCGAACGGCAACCCGGACCCGCTGGCCGCGGCCCGCGACATCCGCGAGACCTTCCGCCGCATGGCGATGAACGACGAGGAGACCGTCGCGCTGATCGCCGGTGGTCACACCTTCGGCAAGGCGCACGGCGCGGCCGACGCCGACAAGTACGTCGGTGCCGAGCCCGAGGGCGCTTCGATCGAGGAGCAGGGCCTCGGCTGGAAGAACTCCTTCGGCAGCGGCAAGGGCCGCGACGCCATCACCAGTGGTCTCGAAACCACCTGGACCTCCACGCCGACCCAGTGGAGCCACGGTTTCTTCCAGAACCTGTTCGGCTACGAGTGGGAGTTGACCAAGAGCCCCGCCGGCGCCCACCAGTGGCAGCCGAAGGACGGCGCGGGCGCGAACACCGTGCCCGACCCCGAGACCGGTGAGCTCAAGCGCCCGCCGACGATGCTCACCACCGACCTGTCGCTGCGGTTCGACCCGGTCTACGAGCAGATCTCGCGTCGCTTCCTGGACAACCCGGACCAGTTCGCGGACGCCTTCGCCCGCGCCTGGTACAAGCTGACCCACCGCGACATGGGCCCGATCCAGCGTTACCTCGGCCCGCTGGTCCCGCAGGAGACGCTGATCTGGCAGGACCCGGTGCCCGCCGTCGACCACGAGCTGGTCGGCGACGCGGACATCGCGTCCCTCAAGGAGAAGCTGCTCGCTTCGGGCCTGTCGGTCTCGCAGCTGGTCTCGACCGCGTGGGCGTCGGCCTCGACCTTCCGCGCCAGCGACAAGCGCGGTGGCGCGAACGGTGCCCGCATCCGCCTCGAGCCGCAGCGCGACTGGGAGGTCAACGACCCGCAGACGCTGGCCCAGGTGCTGCGGACGCTGGAAGGTGTCCAGGAGGCGTTCAACAGCGCCCAGACCGGCGGCAAGAAGGTCTCGCTCGCCGACCTGATCGTGCTGGGCGGCGTCGCGGCCGTCGAGAAGGCCGCCAAGGACGGCGGTCACGACGTCACCGTGCCGTTCACCCCTGGCCGCACCGACGCGACGCAGGAGCAGACCGACGTCGAGTCGTTCGCCCCGCTGGAGCCGACCGTCGACGGCTTCCGCAACCACCGCGGCAAGGGTCACCGTCTCCCGACGGAGTACCTGCTCATCGACCGCGCGAACCTGCTGAACCTGAGCGCGCCCGAGCTGACCGTCCTCGTCGGTGGTCTGCGCGTCCTCGGCGCCAACGCCCAGGAGTCGAAGCACGGTGTGCTCACCGAGACGCCGGGGTCGCTGACCAACGACTTCTTCGCGAACCTGCTCGACATGGGCGTGCAGTGGACCGCCGCGAACGGCGACCAGGAGACCTTCGAAGGCCGCGACACCGCGACCGGCGAGGTCAAGTGGACCGGTACCCGTGCCGACCTCGTGTTCGGGTCCAACTCCGAGCTTCGTGCGGTGGCGGAGGTCTACGCCAGCGACGACGCCAAGGAGAAGTTCGTCCGCGACTTCGTGGCGGCGTGGGACAAGGTCATGAACCTCGACCGGTACGACGTGGCATGA
- a CDS encoding Fur family transcriptional regulator, producing the protein MPTTPDFERMLRGASLRVTRPRVAVLTAVRDHPHADTDSIIGAVRTELGEVSHQAIYDVLRALTAAGLVRRIQPSGSVARYESRVGDNHHHVVCRSCGAIADVDCAVGPAPCLSASDDHGFVIEEAEVIYWGLCPDCAIEPRSSSPAKL; encoded by the coding sequence GTGCCCACGACCCCGGACTTCGAGCGGATGCTGCGCGGGGCCTCCCTGCGTGTGACGCGTCCCAGGGTGGCCGTGCTGACAGCGGTACGCGATCACCCGCACGCCGACACCGACTCGATCATCGGTGCCGTGCGTACGGAGCTCGGAGAGGTCTCTCACCAGGCCATCTACGACGTGTTGCGGGCACTGACCGCCGCGGGTCTCGTCCGGCGGATCCAGCCGTCGGGGTCCGTGGCACGCTATGAGTCCCGTGTCGGGGACAACCACCACCACGTCGTGTGTCGATCATGCGGTGCCATCGCCGACGTCGACTGCGCCGTCGGTCCCGCACCCTGTTTGAGCGCGTCGGACGACCACGGCTTCGTGATCGAAGAGGCCGAGGTCATCTACTGGGGCCTGTGTCCCGACTGTGCGATCGAACCCCGTTCCTCGAGCCCTGCAAAGCTCTGA